In Phyllopteryx taeniolatus isolate TA_2022b chromosome 13, UOR_Ptae_1.2, whole genome shotgun sequence, the following are encoded in one genomic region:
- the LOC133487628 gene encoding protein FAM163A-like, which yields MSAGTIVIAGGILAGVILLCIVAVLCYCRLQYYCCKKNDSEAAPSAPLSDTLPDPLSHFPCDTCDALANDGAAIAPVSLDQLDAVAAPCRACSPYVRRAAPRMLNGGERLGFHTYYEKPLPLGYVSPAPPPRPYSTQV from the exons ATGTCAGCGGGAACGATCGTAATAGCAGGAGGAATTCTTGCCGGAGTCATACTGCTGTGCATTGTTGCAGTCCTCTGTTACTGTCGACTACAG TACTACTGCTGTAAGAAGAATGACTCCGAGGCGGCGCCGTCCGCCCCACTCTCGGACACGCTTCCCGACCCGCTCTCCCACTTCCCGTGCGACACGTGCGATGCGCTGGCCAACGACGGCGCCGCCATCGCGCCCGTTTCTTTGGACCAGCTGGACGCCGTCGCCGCCCCGTGCCGCGCCTGCTCACCGTACGTCCGCCGCGCCGCGCCCCGAATGCTCAACGGGGGCGAGCGTCTGGGCTTCCACACGTACTACGAGAAGCCGCTACCTTTGGGATACGTGTCCCCGGCACCGCCGCCCAGGCCCTACAGCACTCAGGTGTGA
- the LOC133487625 gene encoding rab GTPase-activating protein 1-like yields MMQEVSVTLSCDAQMVEQMSEEEILACLVAETGPHFPEVPTKKAKLRESRLQLMDDQEEEDPLNKCQIENRRLQQASLRLEQENDNLAHRLITSKVALRNALDKAEDSVEVLTGDLLLTRRQLQAIEEEKRGKEEEAATLKDVLRRELERAEQELKRSSGIIADYKQICSQLTTRLERQQDAHVEEVRSLKSVVRACPRCCHHVAQSEDDGESSAHTSHASPSLSPPHNGSVGVVPEWEQQRLGPTEAQLRRENQEKASVKTQIRQLEKELAQTKLQVVEANCKIQELEHERGILANDLQDAKNNWISKAFTSLRTSTDGGPTWGRGPHGASLSGWKLSWPHKDNRENV; encoded by the exons ATGATGCAGGAGGTGTCGGTCACCTTGTCCTGCGACGCTCAGATGGTGGAGCAAATGAGCGAGGAGGAGATCCTGGCCTGCCTAGTGGCTGAAACGGGACCCCACTTCCCG GAGGTCCCGACGAAGAAAGCCAAACTGAGAGAAAGCCGCCTTCAACTGATGGACGACCAGGAGGAGGAAGACCCCCTCAACAAATGCCAg ATTGAGAACCGCCGTCTTCAGCAGGCCAGCCTCCGTCTGGAGCAGGAGAACGACAACCTGGCCCACAGGCTCATCACCAGCAAAGTGGCCCTCAGGAACGCCCTGGATAAA GCGGAGGACAGCGTGGAGGTGCTCACCGGCGACCTTTTGCTGACCCGACGTCAACTGCAGGCCATCGAGGAGGAGAAGCgagggaaggaggaggaggcggccaCG TTGAAGGATGTGTTACGGCGGGAGCTGGAGAGGGCCGAGCAGGAGCTCAAGCGGTCGTCAGGCATCATCGCGGACTACAAACAG ATCTGCTCTCAGCTGACGACTCGTCTGGAGAGGCAGCAGGACGCGCACGTGGAGGAGGTCCGCTCGCTCAAG AGCGTCGTGAGGGCCTGCCCGCGTTGTTGTCATCACGTAGCGCAATCCGAAGACGACGGAGAATCATCAGCTCACACGTCTCACGCGTCGCCTTCGCTTTCGCCGCCACATAATGGCAGCGTAGGGGTGGTGCCGGAATGGGAACAGCAGCGCTtgggccccaccgaggcgcaaCTGAGGCGGGAGAACCAGGAGAAGGCTTCCGTCAAGACTCAGATCAGGCAACTGGAGAAAGAGCTGGCCCAGACTAAACTACAGGTGGTGGAGGCCAACTGCAAAATCCAG GAGCTGGAGCACGAGAGGGGCATCCTGGCCAACGACCTCCAGGACGCCAAGAACAACTGGATCAGCAAGGCCTTCACCTCACTGCGCACGTCCACCGACGGAGGCCCGACTTGGGGCCGCGGCCCGCACGGAGCCTCCCTGTCGGGATGGAAGCTGTCGTGGCCCCACAAAGACAACCGAGAAAATGTGTGA